A single window of Labeo rohita strain BAU-BD-2019 chromosome 4, IGBB_LRoh.1.0, whole genome shotgun sequence DNA harbors:
- the LOC127164237 gene encoding uncharacterized protein LOC127164237 isoform X2, translating into MAFIKEESEQMRIEGAFRVKHEDTEEQTEKVVLIVGHSYIKWAERRAEVAWEPNLGLHNTSVQWIGKEGMRWSQLLDVVLSTGVRPDVLVIHAGGNDLGLLRSVDLLSSMKEDISAIQKITKATVIFSGITERCVWQWGEGPKMNKARKFINSAMAKYMADTGGVFIDNKEITQKRGELFRQDGIHLSDKGNDIYLKNLASAISK; encoded by the exons ATGGcatttattaaagaggagagtgaacAAATGAGGATTGAAGGAGCATTCAGagtcaaacatgaagatactgaggaacagACAG AGAAAGTGGTACTGATTGTCGGCCACAGCTATATCAAGTGGGCTGAAAGGAGAGCTGAGGTCGCGTGGGAGCCAAACCTGGGTCTCCACAACACCAGCGTTCAATGGATTGGGAAGGAAGGAATGAGATGGAGCCAGCTTCTGGATGTCGTCCTCTCAACAGGAGTAAGACCAGATGTCCTGGTGATTCATGCTGGGGGAAACGACCTAGGCCTACTGCGGAGTGTGGATCTTCTGAGCTCCATGAAGGAGGACATTTCTGCAATTCAGAAAATTACCAAAGCCACAGTGATTTTCTCTGGCATCACTGAGAGGTGCGTGTGGCAGTGGGGAGAAGgcccgaagatgaacaaagccaGGAAATTTATCAACAGTGCCATGGCAAAATACATGGCTGACACTGGTGGAGTGTTTATAGACAATAAAGAGATAACACAGAAGAGAGGTGAACTATTTAGGCAGGATGGCATTCACTTGTCAGACAAgggaaatgacatttatttgaaaaacctTGCAAGTGctattagtaaataa
- the LOC127164237 gene encoding uncharacterized protein LOC127164237 isoform X3 gives MRRAPASVLKKEKVVLIVGHSYIKWAERRAEVAWEPNLGLHNTSVQWIGKEGMRWSQLLDVVLSTGVRPDVLVIHAGGNDLGLLRSVDLLSSMKEDISAIQKITKATVIFSGITERCVWQWGEGPKMNKARKFINSAMAKYMADTGGVFIDNKEITQKRGELFRQDGIHLSDKGNDIYLKNLASAISK, from the exons ATGCGTCGCGCTCCTGCATCAGTGCTGAAGaaag AGAAAGTGGTACTGATTGTCGGCCACAGCTATATCAAGTGGGCTGAAAGGAGAGCTGAGGTCGCGTGGGAGCCAAACCTGGGTCTCCACAACACCAGCGTTCAATGGATTGGGAAGGAAGGAATGAGATGGAGCCAGCTTCTGGATGTCGTCCTCTCAACAGGAGTAAGACCAGATGTCCTGGTGATTCATGCTGGGGGAAACGACCTAGGCCTACTGCGGAGTGTGGATCTTCTGAGCTCCATGAAGGAGGACATTTCTGCAATTCAGAAAATTACCAAAGCCACAGTGATTTTCTCTGGCATCACTGAGAGGTGCGTGTGGCAGTGGGGAGAAGgcccgaagatgaacaaagccaGGAAATTTATCAACAGTGCCATGGCAAAATACATGGCTGACACTGGTGGAGTGTTTATAGACAATAAAGAGATAACACAGAAGAGAGGTGAACTATTTAGGCAGGATGGCATTCACTTGTCAGACAAgggaaatgacatttatttgaaaaacctTGCAAGTGctattagtaaataa